One part of the Xiphophorus maculatus strain JP 163 A chromosome 1, X_maculatus-5.0-male, whole genome shotgun sequence genome encodes these proteins:
- the LOC111608794 gene encoding polymeric immunoglobulin receptor-like: MSVHHALLCFFFLSLHITNSRTADPVTRFYGVPGGEINIECSFPSSGEWKIFCRKNCKKKNILIETRKTSDENGRYRIESDGNNQYDFVVSISALTQSDSGWYRCGLRTFSSRYSYQDFELVVAEAVLDGNDVPDLFKEAGSSVTVACSFKDSGRKRRFCRGKCEKVLVETDGVRAKRGRYSIETSGEVLYVSISALTQSDSGWYRCYLDMAFGRDPYRDFYLKVTDAVDPPASKPTAPPRFRTSSANVPVVVGVTLAAMMVLIPAVLLVSCRRRSVRDSRKRGDDGIKMENVGYENVSSQDSTYQNLSPATTDQNQIYSTLSQPT; this comes from the exons ATGAGTGTCCATCACGCTTTGCTCtgcttcttcttcctct CTCTGCACATCACCAACAGCAGAACCGCTGATCCTGTGACGCGTTTTTATGGAGTTCCTGGAGGAGAAATCAACATTGAATGTTCCTTTCCTTCATCTGGAGAATGGAAGATCTTCTGcaggaaaaactgtaaaaaaaaaaacattctcattgAAACACGTAAAACATCAGATGAAAATGGACGATACAGGATTGAATCTGATGGGAACAATCAATATGATTTTGTTGTGAGCATCTCGGCGCTGACCCAGTCCGACTCAGGATGGTACCGATGTGGATTGAGGACATTTTCATCCAGATATTCATACCAGGACTTTGAACTGGTTGTTGCTGAAG CTGTGTTGGATGGAAACGACGTTCCTGACCTTTTTAAAGAAGCTGGCAGCTCAGTGACAGTCGCCTGTTCCTTTAAAGACTCTGGGAGAAAACGACGGTTCTGcagaggaaaatgtgaaaaagttcttgttgAGACTGATGGAGTCAGAGCTAAAAGAGGCAGATACAGCATTGAAACCTCAGGAGAAGTTCTGTATGTGAGCATCTCAGCGCTGACCCAGTCTGACTCAGGATGGTACCGATGTTACCTGGACATGGCGTTTGGCCGAGATCCATACAGAGACTTTTATCTCAAAGTTACAGACG CAGTCGACCCGCCAGCCTCCAAACCAACAGCTCCTCCGAGGTTCAGAACCAGTTCAGCAA ATGTTCCTGTGGTCGTTGGTGTGACTCTGGCTGCCATGATGGTTCTGATCCCAGCAGTTCTGCTGGTTTCCTGCAGGAGAAGATCTGTGAGAG attCAAGGAAGAGAGGAGACGATGGAATAAAGATGGAG AACGTCGGATATGAGAACGTTTCCTCTCAGGACTCAACCTACCAGAATCTCAGTCCTGCTACcacagaccagaaccagatctaCTCTACACTCTCACAGCCCACATGA
- the LOC111608801 gene encoding uncharacterized protein LOC111608801 isoform X2 — MTVALICFFFLSLQISSIPAAVNQFTRSAGEDFSGHCGSSFSGTRKIFCRENCGNGNVLIETTENSAENGQYSIEYVKVHGPNIYSFSVKISALTESDSGRYRCGLGQSSESYQDFTLTVSGVDKMSTSSVSVSTPLTSTPTDSWSLNFSSGSFTPSVSSETTNQSTVSHEEEETSDETSAWFLLAVALTGAGILLSAALLVLCRRRCHRLLTGVKTTRGSNRRDQKDDDCGNSSSGDLIYMNAKPVCRNKK, encoded by the exons ATGACTGTTGCTCTGATCTGCTTCTTTTTCCTCT ctctgcagatCTCCAGCATTCCTGCTGCAGTGAATCAGTTCACTAGATCAGCAGGAGAAGATTTCTCAGGACATTGTGGCTCTTCTTTCTCTGGAACCAGGAAGATCTTCTGCAGGGAAAACTGTGGGAACGGAAACGTTCTGATAGAAACCACAGAGAACTCAGCTGAAAACGGACAATACAGCATTGAATATGTCAAAGTTCACGGGCCAAACATTTACAGCTTCTCTGTGAAGATCTCAGCCCTGACTGAGTCTGACTCGGGTCGGTACAGATGTGGTTTGGGCCAATCCTCAGAGTCCTACCAGGATTTCACTCTCACTGTTTCAGGAG TAGATAAGATGTCAACATCCTCCGTTTCAGTTTCAACTCCTTTAACCTCGACACCAACAGATTCATGGAGTCTCAACTTCAGTTCAGGAAGTTTCACACCTTCAGTTTCCTCTGAAACCACCAATCAGTCGACTGTGAGCCATGAAGAGGAGGAAACGTCTGACG AAACGTCTGCCTGGTTCCTGCTGGCGGTGGCTCTGACCGGGGCTGGCATCCTGTTATCTGCGGCTCTGCTGGTTCTCTGCAGACGGAGGTGTCACAGACTTCTGACAG GTGTGAAAACCACCAGAGGCTCAAACAGAAGAGACCAGAAG gACGATGATTGTGGAAATTCTTCATCTGGGGATTTGATTTACATGAATGCAAAACCTGTCTGCAGGAACAAGAAGTAG
- the LOC111608775 gene encoding polymeric immunoglobulin receptor-like isoform X2 → MNIQLSLFCCFFLSLQDRTSSSANAPNNIYGAAGEEVRVQCAVSLFENWKIFCKENCEGGDILIKTRQPTDQRGRYRTEYVKESRANVFSLYVSVSELTRSDEGRYRCGLGDSSSSASYQEFRLVVVDALLHGNKVPHLYKDAGSSVTVACFFKRSGGKRLFCRGECGKEEVLVQTDGVRDEKGRYNMKYEEQKSGAVLLVTIKQLVQSDSGRYRCKLDGTGSSSSYRDFQVTVRTVDPSASTASTGTSFSSSSGSFTLSLPSETSGLNQENSTSKDSPNHRSADVLRFVALTLVIIIILSSVVLLVCCRERSEKHHTVFPVQTENPPATENSKMNEDITEEADEWRSADVEIYSAYSETTNTKPTEAETNRGCSSGTATTSQQPAGDVSVQVVYAEVKFSSRKEASRPRASCGTVTDVLYADPRVDGSSHDESLYSTIT, encoded by the exons ATGAACATCCAGCTCAGtttgttctgctgcttcttcctct ctctgcaggaCAGAACCAGCAGTTCTGCTAATGCACCGAATAATATATATGGAGCAGCTGGAgaagaggtcagagttcaatgtgctgtttctctgtttgaaaACTGGAAGATCTTCTGCAAGGAAAACTGTGAAGGAGGAGACATCCTGATTAAAACAAGACAACCCACCGATCAGAGAGGAAGATACAGAACTGAATATGTTAAAGAATCCAGAGctaatgttttttctctctatgTGAGCGTCTCAGAGCTGACCCGGTCTGATGAAGGACGGTACCGATGTGGTTTGGGCGACTCTTCATCATCAGCTTCATACCAAGAGTTCAGGCTGGTTGTTGTAGACG CTCTGCTTCATGGAAACAAAGTTCCTCACCTTTATAAAGACGCTGGCAGCTCAGTGACTGTCGCCTGTTTCTTTAAACGCTCTGGAGGAAAACGACTGTTCTGCAGAGGAGAATGTGGAAAAGAAGAAGTTCTAGTTCAGACTGATGGAGTCAGAGATGAGAAAGGCAGATACAATATGAAATATGAAGAACAAAAATCAGGAGCAGTTCTGTTGGTGACCATCAAACAGCTGGTCCAGTCTGATTCTGGACGGTACCGATGTAAACTGGATGGAACTGGTTCCAGTAGTTCATACAGAGACTTTCAGGTCACTGTCAGAACTG TCGACCCATCAGCCTCCACAGCATCAACTGGAACCAGTTTCAGCTCCAGTTCAGGAAGCTTCACACTTTCACTTCCCTCTGAAACCTCTGGTCTGAATCAGGAGAACTCAACATCTAAAGATTCACCAAACCACA GGTCTGCAGATGTTCTGCGGTTTGTGGCTCTGACTCTGgttatcatcatcatcctgtcgtctgtggttctgctggtttgctGCAGAGAAAGATCTGAAAAACATCACACAG tttttcctgtgCAAACAGAGAATCCTCCTGCTACTGAG AACTCCAAAATGAATGAAGACATCACAGAGGAAGCTGATGAGTGGAGATCTGCTGATGTGGAAATCTACTCAGCTTACAGTGAAACCACAAACACCAAACCAACAGAAGCTGAAACCAACCGAGGCTGCAGCTCTGGAACTGCAACCACTTCTCAGCAACCG gCCGGAGACGTCTCGGTTCAGGTCGTCTATGCAGAAGTAAAGTTCTCCAGCAGGAAGGAGGCGTCTCGTCCCAGAGCTTCCTGTGGAACCGTGACTGATGTTCTCTACGCTGATCCTCGGGTTGATGGAAGCAGCCATGATGAGTCGCTTTACTCCACCATAACTTAG
- the LOC111608801 gene encoding uncharacterized protein LOC111608801 isoform X3, which produces MTVALICFFFLSLQISSIPAAVNQFTRSAGEDFSGHCGSSFSGTRKIFCRENCGNGNVLIETTENSAENGQYSIEYVKVHGPNIYSFSVKISALTESDSGRYRCGLGQSSESYQDFTLTVSGVDKMSTSSVSVSTPLTSTPTDSWSLNFSSGSFTPSVSSETTNQSTVSHEEEETSDETSAWFLLAVALTGAGILLSAALLVLCRRRCHRLLTGVKTTRGSNRRDQKEQEVDVRLRR; this is translated from the exons ATGACTGTTGCTCTGATCTGCTTCTTTTTCCTCT ctctgcagatCTCCAGCATTCCTGCTGCAGTGAATCAGTTCACTAGATCAGCAGGAGAAGATTTCTCAGGACATTGTGGCTCTTCTTTCTCTGGAACCAGGAAGATCTTCTGCAGGGAAAACTGTGGGAACGGAAACGTTCTGATAGAAACCACAGAGAACTCAGCTGAAAACGGACAATACAGCATTGAATATGTCAAAGTTCACGGGCCAAACATTTACAGCTTCTCTGTGAAGATCTCAGCCCTGACTGAGTCTGACTCGGGTCGGTACAGATGTGGTTTGGGCCAATCCTCAGAGTCCTACCAGGATTTCACTCTCACTGTTTCAGGAG TAGATAAGATGTCAACATCCTCCGTTTCAGTTTCAACTCCTTTAACCTCGACACCAACAGATTCATGGAGTCTCAACTTCAGTTCAGGAAGTTTCACACCTTCAGTTTCCTCTGAAACCACCAATCAGTCGACTGTGAGCCATGAAGAGGAGGAAACGTCTGACG AAACGTCTGCCTGGTTCCTGCTGGCGGTGGCTCTGACCGGGGCTGGCATCCTGTTATCTGCGGCTCTGCTGGTTCTCTGCAGACGGAGGTGTCACAGACTTCTGACAG GTGTGAAAACCACCAGAGGCTCAAACAGAAGAGACCAGAAG GAACAAGAAGTAGATGTGAGACTGAGGAGATGA
- the LOC111608801 gene encoding uncharacterized protein LOC111608801 isoform X1 has protein sequence MTVALICFFFLSLQISSIPAAVNQFTRSAGEDFSGHCGSSFSGTRKIFCRENCGNGNVLIETTENSAENGQYSIEYVKVHGPNIYSFSVKISALTESDSGRYRCGLGQSSESYQDFTLTVSGVDKMSTSSVSVSTPLTSTPTDSWSLNFSSGSFTPSVSSETTNQSTVSHEEEETSDETSAWFLLAVALTGAGILLSAALLVLCRRRCHRLLTGKQQETHSVVQGLQTQKNRVRDQQGEPCCTEGSWEPEQPSAARL, from the exons ATGACTGTTGCTCTGATCTGCTTCTTTTTCCTCT ctctgcagatCTCCAGCATTCCTGCTGCAGTGAATCAGTTCACTAGATCAGCAGGAGAAGATTTCTCAGGACATTGTGGCTCTTCTTTCTCTGGAACCAGGAAGATCTTCTGCAGGGAAAACTGTGGGAACGGAAACGTTCTGATAGAAACCACAGAGAACTCAGCTGAAAACGGACAATACAGCATTGAATATGTCAAAGTTCACGGGCCAAACATTTACAGCTTCTCTGTGAAGATCTCAGCCCTGACTGAGTCTGACTCGGGTCGGTACAGATGTGGTTTGGGCCAATCCTCAGAGTCCTACCAGGATTTCACTCTCACTGTTTCAGGAG TAGATAAGATGTCAACATCCTCCGTTTCAGTTTCAACTCCTTTAACCTCGACACCAACAGATTCATGGAGTCTCAACTTCAGTTCAGGAAGTTTCACACCTTCAGTTTCCTCTGAAACCACCAATCAGTCGACTGTGAGCCATGAAGAGGAGGAAACGTCTGACG AAACGTCTGCCTGGTTCCTGCTGGCGGTGGCTCTGACCGGGGCTGGCATCCTGTTATCTGCGGCTCTGCTGGTTCTCTGCAGACGGAGGTGTCACAGACTTCTGACAGGTAAACAACAGGAAACACATTCTGTGGTTCAGGGCCTACAAACCCAGAAGAACAGGGTGAGAGATCAGCAGGGGGAACCATGCTGCACTGAAGGCTCGTGGGAACCAGAGCAGCCATCTGCAGCCAGGCTGTGA
- the LOC111608783 gene encoding uncharacterized protein LOC111608783, with amino-acid sequence MNVHHSLFCLIFFSLQVRSAETLSHYGVSGGNTTFPCSFHSSGAWKFFCRETCEGENLLVRTSDGAAQIGRYRTEYVREASRTFSVLSVSISELTRSDAGRYRCGLGDSSSPASFQDFRLVVVDDLLDGNKVPHLHTEAGSSVTVACSFGDSGRKRLFCRGECGKDEVLVQTDGVRADRGRYSIEYENRLKSAVLLVTITQLTQSDSGRYRCKMDRTIRSDLHRDFYITVTDVPDPSTFTPTTTQSFSSTSESFTTSVSSETTNLCQGMQRASDTKSNSNLLLLVLTPPFIIIIIALAVLLHWRKTSDEAQTAPAEQPEETPEAATLYENTREEDGLWRGVDVELYAVYHEIPDTRAAAEADEDDGSQTEEDAQLCFRSSDGPNVENIVMGTTT; translated from the exons ATGAACGTCCATCACAGTTTGTTCTGTCTGATCTTCTTCT CTTTGCAGGTCAGATCTGCTGaaactttgtcacattatgGAGTTTCTGGAGGAAACACAACTTTTCCATGCAGCTTTCACTCATCTGGAGCCTGGAAGTTCTTCTGCAGGGAAACCTGTGAAGGAGAAAACCTCCTGGTCAGAACCAGTGACGGCGCAGCTCAGATCGGACGATACAGAACCGAATATGTTAGAGAagcttccagaacattctcGGTTCTGTCTGTGAGCATCTCAGAGCTGACCCGGTCCGACGCCGGTCGGTACCGATGTGGTCTGGGCGACTCTTCATCACCAGCTTCATTCCAGGACTTCAGGCTGGTTGTTGTAGACG ATCTGCTGGATGGGAACAAAGTTCCTCACCTCCATACAGAAGCTGGCAGCTCAGTGACAGTCGCCTGTTCCTTTGGAGACTCTGGAAGAAAACGACTGTTCTGCAGAGGAGAATGTGGAAAAGATGAAGTTCTGGTTCAGACTGATGGAGTCAGAGCTGACAGAGGCAGATACAGCATTGAATAtgaaaacagactaaaatcaGCAGTTCTGTTGGTGACCATCACACAGCTGACCCAGTCTGACTCCGGACGGTACCGATGTAAAATGGACAGAACGATTCGCTCAGATCTACACAGAGACTTTTACATCACCGTCACTgatg TACCTGATCCATCAACCTTCACACCAACAACCACACAGAGTTTCAGCTCCACTTCAGAAAGTTTCACTACTTCAGTTTCCTCAGAAACCACCAATCTCTGCCAGGGGATGCAGAGAGCATCCGACACTAAATCCAACAGCA ACCTTCTGCTGTTGGTCCTGACTCCgcccttcatcatcatcatcatagcTCTGGCTGTGCTGCTGCACTGGAGGAAAACATCTGATGAAGCTCAGACAg ctccTGCTGAGCAACCAGAGGAAACTCCTGAG GCGGCCACGCTTTACGAGAACACCAGAGAGGAGGACGGACTGTGGCGAGGTGTTGATGTGGAGCTTTACGCGGTTTACCATGAAATCCCCGACaccagagcagcagctgaggCCGATGAAGACGACGGCTCCCAGACTGAAGAAGATGCTCAGCTAT GTTTCAGGAGCTCAGatggaccaaatgtggag AACATCGTCATGGGAACCACTACCTGA
- the LOC111608796 gene encoding polymeric immunoglobulin receptor-like isoform X2, translating into MMAGRILFCCFILSLQVGNNRSIEEIGRYYWLPGEDLDITCYNLSPGPRRIFCQGENVLLNTTSNKAARGRSSIKYSERVCDKSYNLTVRVSNLTLSDSGLYRCGLTDSPSTFIKFKAFVAEDLLDGSKDHHLHKEAGSSLTVACSFNFSGKTKYFCRGECEEGENILVYTDGVRAQSSRYSIGHGKHKSSAVFYVTIKNLTTSDSGRYRCLSYLSSRKNSYVDFNVSVSDVFTPAAPQLPSSHYVPVVVGVTLAAMMVLIPAVLLVSCRRRSVRDSRRRGDDGIKMENVGYKNVSSQDSTYQNLSPATTDQNQIYSTPTQP; encoded by the exons ATGATGGCCGGTCGCATCTTGTTCTGCTGCTTCATCCTct ctcTGCAGGTTGGGAACAACAGATCTATAGAAGAAATTGGACGTTACTATTGGCTACCTGGAGAAGACCTTGACATTACATGCTACAATCTCTCACCAGGACCACGGCGGATTTTCTGTCAAGGAGAAAATGTTCTTCTTAACACAACATCTAATAAAGCAGCAAGAGGAAGAAGCAGCATTAAATATTCTGAAAGAGTTTGTGACAAGTCTTACAATCTAACTGTAAGAGTCTCCAATTTGACCCTTTCTGACTCAGGACTGTACAGATGTGGACTGACTGATTCTCCTTCTACATTCATAAAATTCAAAGCTTTTGTTGCAGAAG ATCTGCTGGATGGAAGCAAAGATCATCACCTCCATAAAGAAGCTGGCAGCTCACTGACAGTCGCCTGTTCCTTCAATTTCTCTGGaaaaaccaaatatttctgCAGAGGAGAATGTgaagaaggagaaaacattCTTGTTTACACCGATGGAGTCAGAGCTCAGAGCAGCAGATACAGCATTGGACATGGCAAACACAAAtcttcagctgttttttatGTCACCATTAAAAATCTGACCACGTCTGACTCCGGACGATACAGATGCCTTTCATATTTAAGCTCTAGGAAAAATTCATATGTGGATTTTAACGTCTCCGTCTCCGATG TCTTCACTCCTGCAGCACCTCAGCTCCCATCCAGCCACT ATGTTCCTGTGGTCGTTGGTGTGACTCTGGCTGCCATGATGGTTCTGATCCCAGCAGTTCTGCTGGTTTCCTGCAGGAGAAGATCTGTGAGAG attCAAGGAGGAGAGGAGACGATGGAATAAAGATGGAG AACGTCGGATATAAGAACGTTTCCTCTCAGGACTCAACCTACCAGAATCTCAGTCCTGCTACcacagaccagaaccagatctaCTCTACGCCCACACAGCCCTGA
- the LOC111608775 gene encoding uncharacterized protein LOC111608775 isoform X1: MNIQLSLFCCFFLSLQDRTSSSANAPNNIYGAAGEEVRVQCAVSLFENWKIFCKENCEGGDILIKTRQPTDQRGRYRTEYVKESRANVFSLYVSVSELTRSDEGRYRCGLGDSSSSASYQEFRLVVVDALLHGNKVPHLYKDAGSSVTVACFFKRSGGKRLFCRGECGKEEVLVQTDGVRDEKGRYNMKYEEQKSGAVLLVTIKQLVQSDSGRYRCKLDGTGSSSSYRDFQVTVRTAVDPSASTASTGTSFSSSSGSFTLSLPSETSGLNQENSTSKDSPNHRSADVLRFVALTLVIIIILSSVVLLVCCRERSEKHHTVFPVQTENPPATENSKMNEDITEEADEWRSADVEIYSAYSETTNTKPTEAETNRGCSSGTATTSQQPAGDVSVQVVYAEVKFSSRKEASRPRASCGTVTDVLYADPRVDGSSHDESLYSTIT, translated from the exons ATGAACATCCAGCTCAGtttgttctgctgcttcttcctct ctctgcaggaCAGAACCAGCAGTTCTGCTAATGCACCGAATAATATATATGGAGCAGCTGGAgaagaggtcagagttcaatgtgctgtttctctgtttgaaaACTGGAAGATCTTCTGCAAGGAAAACTGTGAAGGAGGAGACATCCTGATTAAAACAAGACAACCCACCGATCAGAGAGGAAGATACAGAACTGAATATGTTAAAGAATCCAGAGctaatgttttttctctctatgTGAGCGTCTCAGAGCTGACCCGGTCTGATGAAGGACGGTACCGATGTGGTTTGGGCGACTCTTCATCATCAGCTTCATACCAAGAGTTCAGGCTGGTTGTTGTAGACG CTCTGCTTCATGGAAACAAAGTTCCTCACCTTTATAAAGACGCTGGCAGCTCAGTGACTGTCGCCTGTTTCTTTAAACGCTCTGGAGGAAAACGACTGTTCTGCAGAGGAGAATGTGGAAAAGAAGAAGTTCTAGTTCAGACTGATGGAGTCAGAGATGAGAAAGGCAGATACAATATGAAATATGAAGAACAAAAATCAGGAGCAGTTCTGTTGGTGACCATCAAACAGCTGGTCCAGTCTGATTCTGGACGGTACCGATGTAAACTGGATGGAACTGGTTCCAGTAGTTCATACAGAGACTTTCAGGTCACTGTCAGAACTG CAGTCGACCCATCAGCCTCCACAGCATCAACTGGAACCAGTTTCAGCTCCAGTTCAGGAAGCTTCACACTTTCACTTCCCTCTGAAACCTCTGGTCTGAATCAGGAGAACTCAACATCTAAAGATTCACCAAACCACA GGTCTGCAGATGTTCTGCGGTTTGTGGCTCTGACTCTGgttatcatcatcatcctgtcgtctgtggttctgctggtttgctGCAGAGAAAGATCTGAAAAACATCACACAG tttttcctgtgCAAACAGAGAATCCTCCTGCTACTGAG AACTCCAAAATGAATGAAGACATCACAGAGGAAGCTGATGAGTGGAGATCTGCTGATGTGGAAATCTACTCAGCTTACAGTGAAACCACAAACACCAAACCAACAGAAGCTGAAACCAACCGAGGCTGCAGCTCTGGAACTGCAACCACTTCTCAGCAACCG gCCGGAGACGTCTCGGTTCAGGTCGTCTATGCAGAAGTAAAGTTCTCCAGCAGGAAGGAGGCGTCTCGTCCCAGAGCTTCCTGTGGAACCGTGACTGATGTTCTCTACGCTGATCCTCGGGTTGATGGAAGCAGCCATGATGAGTCGCTTTACTCCACCATAACTTAG
- the LOC111608774 gene encoding zinc finger protein OZF-like, translating to MWGQQVQQGRDAAEGDGHRDMDAAFSLLVQPHRSGVQERLAVKEEANEEQSSGGDQQDAERLHIKEEEKKIWSSPEDEELSVKEETDLCLLPLNVVVVKSEDDEDKPLFSQLHQPEVEDLPTSSSADQMKAESDEENGGGAESSRNPELHTDGDTSSSSETEVSGDEEEEDDDVNHPGSHLKHPPDSGSETEDSENDWKETRAAESGGNAANKSLSCSKCSQQFNKSSLQRHITCPSKARPAGCLVGKKIVREKKSVESLRKIQTGVKCFTCDDCGKSFNWKNNINVHMRIHSGEKPFGCDVCGRKFSQKSHLNIHTRIHTGEKPFSCDVCEQRFSDKSHLNKHMRIHTGDKPLGCDVCGQRFSDKTSLNRHMRIHTGDKPFGCDSCGQRFSDKSTLKKHIRIHTGEKPFGCYACGEKFSLKGSLKTHMRIHTGEKPFGCDVCGQRFRQLSNLNAHTRIHTGEKPFGCAVCGETFTQTSHFNRHMRIHTGGE from the exons ATGTGGGGACAGCAGGTCCAGCAGGGACGGGATGCTGCAGAAGGAGACGGGCACAGAGACATGGACGCCGCTTTCAGCCTCCTGGTCCAGCCGCACAGATCAG gTGTTCAGGAGAGGCTGGCGGTTAAAGAAGAAGCTAATGAAGAGCAGAGTTCTGGTGGAGACCAGCAGGACGCAGAGCGTCTTCACATcaaggaggaagagaagaaaatctGGAGCAGCCCAGAGGATGAAGAGCTCAGTGTGAAGGAGGAGACCGATCTGTGTCTGCTTCCGCTGAATGTCGTTGTTGTGAAGAGTGAGGATGATGAAGATAAACCTCTGTTCTCACAGCTTCATCAGCCAGAAGTTGAAGATCTTCCAACCAGCAGCTCAGCTGACCAGATGAAAGCAGAAAGTGATGAAGAGAACGGAGGAGGAGCAGAGTCCAGCAGGAACCCAGAGCTACACACTGACGGAGACACGTCCAGCTCTTCAGAGACGGAGGTCAGTggggatgaagaggaggaggatgatgatgtgAACCATCCTGGTTCTCATCTGAAACACCCACCAGACTCCGGCTCTGAAACTGAGGACAGTGAGAACGACTGGAAGGAAACTAGAGCTGCCGAGTCAGGAGGAAACGCCGCCAACAAGTCGCTGAGCTGCTCCAAGTGCAGTCAACAGTTCAACAAGTCCTcgcttcagagacacataaccTGTCCTTCAAAAGCAAGACCTGCAGGCTGTTTGGTTGGCAAGAAAATTGTTAGAGAGAAGAAAAGTGTTGAGTCGCTGAGGAAGATCCAGACAGGGGTTAAATGTTTTACCTGTGACGACTGTGGTAAAAGTTTTAactggaaaaacaacataaatgttcACATGAGAATCCACTCTGGAGAGAAACCGTTTGGTTGTGACGTCTGTGGCAGAAAATTCAGCCAAAAGTCCCATTTAAACATTCACACCAGGATTCACACCGGAGAGAAACCGTTCAGTTGTGATGTTTGTGAACAAAGATTCAGTGATAAGTcccatttaaacaaacacatgagGATCCACACGGGGGACAAACCTTTAGGTTGTGACGTTTGTGGACAACGCTTTAGTGACAAGACGAGTTTAAACAGgcacatgagaatccacacaggagACAAACCGTTTGGTTGTGATTCCTGTGGACAAAGATTCAGCGATAAGTCGACCTTAAAGAAACACATCAGGatccacacaggagagaagccATTTGGTTGTTACGCCTGTGGGGAAAAATTCAGCCTAAAGGgaagtttaaaaacacacatgagaatccacacaggagAAAAACCTTTTGGTTGTGATGTCTGTGGTCAGAGATTTCGCCAGTTGTCTAATTTAAATGCGCACACcaggatccacactggagagaaaCCATTTGGCTGTGCTGTTTGTGGAGAAACATTTACCCAGACATCCCATTTTAACCGAcatatgagaattcacacaggagGGGAATAA
- the LOC111608796 gene encoding polymeric immunoglobulin receptor-like isoform X1, with translation MMAGRILFCCFILSLQVGNNRSIEEIGRYYWLPGEDLDITCYNLSPGPRRIFCQGENVLLNTTSNKAARGRSSIKYSERVCDKSYNLTVRVSNLTLSDSGLYRCGLTDSPSTFIKFKAFVAEDLLDGSKDHHLHKEAGSSLTVACSFNFSGKTKYFCRGECEEGENILVYTDGVRAQSSRYSIGHGKHKSSAVFYVTIKNLTTSDSGRYRCLSYLSSRKNSYVDFNVSVSDAVFTPAAPQLPSSHYVPVVVGVTLAAMMVLIPAVLLVSCRRRSVRDSRRRGDDGIKMENVGYKNVSSQDSTYQNLSPATTDQNQIYSTPTQP, from the exons ATGATGGCCGGTCGCATCTTGTTCTGCTGCTTCATCCTct ctcTGCAGGTTGGGAACAACAGATCTATAGAAGAAATTGGACGTTACTATTGGCTACCTGGAGAAGACCTTGACATTACATGCTACAATCTCTCACCAGGACCACGGCGGATTTTCTGTCAAGGAGAAAATGTTCTTCTTAACACAACATCTAATAAAGCAGCAAGAGGAAGAAGCAGCATTAAATATTCTGAAAGAGTTTGTGACAAGTCTTACAATCTAACTGTAAGAGTCTCCAATTTGACCCTTTCTGACTCAGGACTGTACAGATGTGGACTGACTGATTCTCCTTCTACATTCATAAAATTCAAAGCTTTTGTTGCAGAAG ATCTGCTGGATGGAAGCAAAGATCATCACCTCCATAAAGAAGCTGGCAGCTCACTGACAGTCGCCTGTTCCTTCAATTTCTCTGGaaaaaccaaatatttctgCAGAGGAGAATGTgaagaaggagaaaacattCTTGTTTACACCGATGGAGTCAGAGCTCAGAGCAGCAGATACAGCATTGGACATGGCAAACACAAAtcttcagctgttttttatGTCACCATTAAAAATCTGACCACGTCTGACTCCGGACGATACAGATGCCTTTCATATTTAAGCTCTAGGAAAAATTCATATGTGGATTTTAACGTCTCCGTCTCCGATG CAGTCTTCACTCCTGCAGCACCTCAGCTCCCATCCAGCCACT ATGTTCCTGTGGTCGTTGGTGTGACTCTGGCTGCCATGATGGTTCTGATCCCAGCAGTTCTGCTGGTTTCCTGCAGGAGAAGATCTGTGAGAG attCAAGGAGGAGAGGAGACGATGGAATAAAGATGGAG AACGTCGGATATAAGAACGTTTCCTCTCAGGACTCAACCTACCAGAATCTCAGTCCTGCTACcacagaccagaaccagatctaCTCTACGCCCACACAGCCCTGA